A genomic segment from Halogeometricum sp. S3BR5-2 encodes:
- a CDS encoding cation:proton antiporter, which yields MAAALLELGHLFVVLAVAGAIALRLGLSVIPLYVVGGVLAGPFVAGRFGLPYVPNGEIVTLLAEVGIVLLLFFLGLEFSLDRLLESRTQITRAGVVDLVVNLPIGVAIGLVLGWSLVESLLLGGIVYISSSAIITKSLIDLGWIANPEAEPLLGTLVFEDLFIAVYLAVVTSLVLGGADAGTGSIVQSLAVAFGFLGVLLLAVQYGTSLFARLLGGAGQEAFVLRTLAVVVPISGVALALGVSEAVAAFFVGMGFATSGHREKIERRLSPIRDVFGAVFFFWIGVGTDPTLLAAAAVPLVLAVALTTPAKLLSGYLGGRAYDLSKRRSLRAGLGMVPRGEFSLVIAALAAGGSTPVMREIIPAFAVGYVLLMSMLGTVLMGQSSVIERRVFRDPEEGTEPTG from the coding sequence CTGTTCGTCGTCCTCGCTGTCGCCGGTGCCATCGCGCTCCGTCTCGGCCTGTCGGTCATCCCCCTGTACGTCGTCGGCGGCGTCCTCGCCGGCCCGTTCGTCGCCGGGCGGTTCGGACTGCCGTACGTCCCGAACGGCGAGATAGTGACGCTGCTGGCGGAGGTTGGTATCGTCCTCCTCCTCTTTTTCCTCGGACTGGAGTTCAGCCTCGACCGACTGCTGGAGTCGCGCACGCAGATAACGCGCGCCGGCGTCGTCGACCTCGTCGTGAACCTCCCGATAGGCGTCGCCATCGGCCTCGTCCTCGGGTGGTCGCTGGTGGAGTCGCTCCTCCTCGGCGGAATCGTCTACATCTCCTCCAGCGCCATCATCACGAAGTCGCTCATCGACCTCGGCTGGATCGCCAACCCGGAGGCCGAACCGCTGTTGGGGACGCTCGTCTTCGAGGACCTCTTCATCGCCGTCTACCTCGCCGTCGTCACCTCGCTGGTGCTCGGCGGCGCCGACGCCGGGACGGGCAGCATCGTCCAGTCGCTGGCGGTGGCGTTCGGCTTCCTGGGAGTGCTCCTCTTGGCCGTCCAGTACGGGACGTCGCTGTTCGCTCGCCTCCTCGGCGGCGCCGGACAGGAGGCGTTCGTGCTGCGGACGCTGGCCGTCGTCGTGCCCATCTCGGGAGTGGCGCTCGCGCTCGGCGTGAGCGAGGCCGTCGCGGCGTTCTTCGTCGGGATGGGCTTCGCGACGAGCGGGCACCGCGAGAAGATAGAGCGCCGCCTCAGCCCCATCCGCGACGTGTTCGGCGCGGTGTTCTTCTTCTGGATCGGCGTGGGTACGGACCCGACGCTCCTGGCCGCGGCGGCCGTCCCCCTCGTCCTCGCCGTCGCCCTCACGACGCCCGCGAAACTGCTGTCGGGCTACCTCGGCGGGCGCGCCTACGACCTCTCGAAGCGCCGGTCGCTCCGGGCCGGTCTCGGGATGGTGCCGCGCGGGGAGTTCTCGCTCGTCATCGCGGCGCTCGCCGCGGGCGGGTCGACGCCCGTCATGCGGGAAATCATCCCCGCGTTCGCCGTCGGCTACGTGCTCCTGATGAGCATGCTCGGGACGGTCCTGATGGGCCAGTCCTCGGTCATCGAGCGGCGCGTCTTCCGCGACCCGGAGGAGGGAACCGAGCCAACGGGGTGA
- a CDS encoding argininosuccinate synthase, with product MTSVALAFSGGLDTTVCVSLLQEEYGYDEVVGVTVDVGQPESEFEEAKQTADAHGLDIHVVDAKDEFADLCFDSVRANATYQGYPLGTALARPVIAQAILEVAQEQGCDALAHGCTGKGNDQLRFEAIWRSSDLEVVAPVREMGLTREWEKQYADEHDLPVQAGNDGVWSIDTNLWSRSIEGGQLEDPGYIPPEDIYEWTEAPTGETGTVEIEFENGYPVAVDGDAMDPADLIEHVNALAGQYGVGRTDMMEDRMLGLKVRENYEHPAATTLLTAHEGLEQLVLTKEERDFKEQIDQQWANKGYQGLIDAPFVKALEGFIAETQTRVTGTVTIKFDGGRARPVARESEFAVYSEEAASFNTKTVGGITQEDATGVAKYHGFQSRLANAAIENASKDKPELASDGGSDAEANEDE from the coding sequence ATGACAAGCGTGGCACTCGCGTTCAGCGGCGGACTGGACACGACGGTTTGCGTTTCGCTGCTACAGGAAGAGTACGGCTACGACGAAGTCGTCGGCGTCACCGTCGACGTCGGCCAGCCCGAATCCGAGTTCGAGGAAGCCAAGCAGACGGCGGATGCGCACGGACTCGACATTCACGTCGTCGACGCGAAAGACGAGTTCGCGGACCTCTGTTTCGACTCGGTCCGCGCGAACGCGACGTACCAGGGCTATCCGCTGGGGACGGCGCTGGCGCGCCCGGTCATCGCGCAGGCCATCCTCGAGGTCGCCCAGGAGCAGGGCTGCGACGCCCTCGCGCACGGGTGTACCGGGAAGGGGAACGACCAACTCCGCTTCGAGGCCATCTGGCGCTCCTCGGACCTCGAAGTCGTCGCGCCCGTCCGCGAGATGGGCCTGACGCGCGAGTGGGAGAAGCAGTACGCCGACGAGCACGACCTGCCGGTGCAGGCCGGCAACGACGGCGTCTGGTCCATCGACACGAACCTCTGGAGCCGTTCCATCGAGGGCGGCCAACTGGAGGACCCCGGTTACATCCCGCCGGAGGACATCTACGAGTGGACCGAGGCACCGACGGGCGAGACCGGAACGGTCGAAATCGAGTTCGAGAACGGCTACCCCGTCGCCGTCGACGGCGACGCGATGGACCCGGCGGACCTCATCGAGCACGTGAACGCCCTCGCCGGCCAGTACGGCGTCGGCCGCACGGACATGATGGAGGACCGCATGCTCGGGCTGAAGGTGCGCGAGAACTACGAGCACCCGGCGGCGACGACGCTGCTCACCGCCCACGAGGGGCTCGAACAACTCGTGCTGACGAAGGAGGAGCGCGACTTCAAAGAGCAGATAGACCAGCAGTGGGCCAACAAGGGCTACCAGGGTCTCATCGACGCGCCGTTCGTGAAGGCGCTGGAGGGGTTCATCGCGGAAACGCAGACGCGCGTGACGGGCACCGTCACCATCAAGTTCGACGGCGGCCGCGCCCGCCCCGTCGCCCGCGAGTCCGAGTTCGCCGTCTACTCCGAGGAGGCCGCCTCGTTCAACACGAAGACGGTCGGCGGCATCACGCAGGAGGACGCCACCGGCGTCGCGAAGTACCACGGCTTCCAGTCGCGCCTCGCCAACGCCGCGATAGAGAACGCCTCGAAGGACAAACCCGAACTCGCCAGCGACGGCGGGTCGGACGCCGAGGCGAACGAGGACGAGTAG
- the argH gene encoding argininosuccinate lyase, whose translation MSENHDGSEGVVRRDRFSGGPARGFVSSLAADERIFAADLAVDRAHVVMLAERGIVDETTAGEILAALDEVETAGHSALPEGEDVHEAIETAVIERVGPDGGKMHTARSRNDEVATCIRYRLREDLFEAIEATVALRESLVEAAGEETETVMPGYTHLQPAQPTTVAHYLLSYEAAFARDTARLLDAYDRTNRSPLGAAAFAGTPFDIDRARTADLLGFDGVLRNSMDASSARDFLLESVSALATHATTLSGLAEDLVIFSNKGFVELSDDYSSTSSIMPQKVNPDTLELVRAVAGDAASGLSGLLTTLKGLPRAYNRDLQRATPHAWETVDVVSEATAVAAGAVSSATWPAETLEAAAGEGFSTATGVADALAMAGLPFRTAHEVVAAAAERGGAETPDLATLDASAEDVLDASLFDYVSRSDVEQALDPVASVKSRDSAGGPAPAAVAAQLDEASADLASHREALADRREALDSASERLAADVEVMTRD comes from the coding sequence ATGAGCGAGAATCACGACGGCAGCGAGGGCGTCGTCCGCCGGGACCGCTTCAGCGGCGGCCCCGCCCGCGGGTTCGTGTCGAGCCTCGCGGCCGACGAGCGCATCTTCGCCGCGGACCTCGCGGTGGACCGCGCACACGTCGTGATGCTCGCCGAGCGGGGTATCGTCGACGAGACGACGGCCGGGGAGATTCTGGCCGCCCTCGACGAGGTGGAGACGGCGGGTCACTCCGCCCTCCCCGAGGGCGAGGACGTTCACGAGGCCATCGAAACGGCCGTCATCGAGCGCGTCGGCCCCGACGGCGGGAAGATGCACACCGCCCGCAGCCGCAACGACGAGGTGGCGACGTGCATCCGCTACCGCCTGCGCGAGGACCTCTTCGAGGCAATCGAGGCCACCGTCGCGCTCCGCGAGTCGCTGGTCGAAGCCGCCGGGGAGGAGACGGAGACGGTGATGCCGGGCTACACGCACCTCCAGCCCGCACAGCCGACGACCGTCGCGCACTACCTCCTCTCCTACGAGGCGGCGTTCGCCCGCGACACCGCGCGCCTCCTCGACGCCTACGACCGGACGAACCGGTCGCCCCTCGGCGCCGCCGCGTTCGCGGGGACGCCGTTCGACATAGATAGAGCACGGACGGCCGACCTGCTCGGGTTCGACGGCGTCCTGCGCAACTCGATGGACGCCTCCTCGGCGCGCGACTTCCTGCTCGAATCCGTCTCGGCGCTGGCGACGCACGCGACGACGCTGTCGGGACTCGCCGAGGACCTCGTGATATTCTCGAACAAGGGGTTCGTGGAACTGTCCGACGACTACTCTTCGACCTCTTCGATCATGCCGCAGAAGGTCAACCCCGACACCCTCGAACTCGTCCGCGCCGTCGCGGGCGACGCGGCGTCCGGGCTCTCCGGCCTGCTGACGACGCTGAAGGGACTGCCGCGCGCGTACAACCGCGACTTACAGCGCGCGACGCCGCACGCCTGGGAGACGGTCGACGTCGTCTCCGAGGCGACGGCCGTCGCCGCGGGCGCGGTGTCGTCCGCGACGTGGCCCGCGGAGACGCTCGAAGCCGCCGCGGGCGAGGGGTTCTCGACGGCGACGGGCGTCGCGGACGCCCTCGCGATGGCCGGCCTGCCGTTCCGCACGGCCCACGAAGTCGTCGCCGCCGCCGCCGAACGCGGTGGAGCGGAAACGCCGGACCTCGCAACACTTGACGCATCCGCGGAGGACGTATTAGATGCGTCCCTCTTCGACTACGTGAGTCGCAGTGACGTGGAGCAAGCGCTCGACCCGGTCGCCTCCGTGAAGAGTCGCGACTCCGCCGGCGGACCCGCCCCCGCCGCCGTCGCGGCCCAACTCGACGAGGCGTCGGCGGACCTCGCTTCTCACCGGGAAGCCCTCGCCGACCGCCGGGAGGCGCTCGACTCGGCGTCCGAGAGACTCGCGGCGGACGTAGAGGTGATGACCCGTGACTGA
- the lysW gene encoding lysine biosynthesis protein LysW, whose amino-acid sequence MADTITAEDPVTGEEIEIPADVEVGEIVDSPATGAELEVVSVDPVTLEEAPELEEDWGE is encoded by the coding sequence ATGGCAGACACCATTACCGCGGAAGACCCGGTGACGGGCGAAGAGATAGAGATTCCCGCCGACGTCGAAGTCGGCGAAATCGTGGACAGCCCCGCGACGGGCGCGGAACTGGAAGTCGTCTCCGTCGACCCCGTGACACTGGAGGAGGCGCCCGAACTCGAAGAGGACTGGGGCGAGTAA
- the lysX gene encoding lysine biosynthesis protein LysX, with translation MNVGLLYSRIRRDEKLLLSELRERGHEVTKIDVRKEQFSIAEPPAILEEVDVALDRCLATSRSLYVTQFLESYDVPVVNSAETADVCADKVKNSLALQQAGVPTPNTEVSFTTDSAMETIERFGYPCVLKPVVGSWGRLMAKIDSESAAEAILEHKSTLGNYEHKVFYVQEFVEKPGRDIRVLAVDGDPVAAMTRSSDHWLTNAAKGGEVAEFELDDRALELVEKASDAVGGGLLGVDLMETGDDYTVHEVNHTVEFKALNDAVDVDVPALVVDWLEAKVESETEFAEATA, from the coding sequence ATGAACGTTGGGCTGCTCTACTCCCGGATACGCAGGGACGAGAAGCTCCTCCTCTCGGAGCTTCGCGAACGCGGGCACGAGGTGACGAAGATAGACGTCCGGAAAGAGCAGTTCAGCATCGCGGAACCGCCGGCGATACTGGAGGAGGTGGACGTCGCCCTCGACCGCTGTCTGGCGACGAGTCGCAGCCTGTACGTCACGCAGTTCCTCGAGAGCTACGACGTCCCCGTCGTGAACTCGGCGGAGACGGCGGACGTCTGCGCCGACAAGGTGAAAAACAGCCTCGCCCTGCAGCAGGCGGGCGTCCCCACGCCGAACACGGAGGTGTCGTTCACCACCGACAGCGCGATGGAGACCATCGAGCGGTTCGGCTACCCCTGCGTGCTGAAGCCCGTCGTCGGGTCGTGGGGCCGGCTGATGGCGAAGATAGACTCCGAGTCGGCCGCAGAAGCCATCCTCGAACACAAATCCACGCTCGGCAACTACGAGCACAAAGTGTTCTACGTGCAGGAGTTCGTCGAGAAACCCGGCCGCGACATCCGCGTGCTCGCCGTCGACGGCGACCCCGTCGCGGCGATGACGCGCTCCTCGGACCACTGGCTCACGAACGCCGCGAAGGGCGGCGAGGTGGCCGAGTTCGAACTCGACGACCGCGCACTGGAACTGGTGGAGAAGGCCTCCGACGCCGTCGGCGGCGGTCTCTTGGGTGTGGACCTGATGGAGACCGGTGACGACTACACCGTTCACGAGGTCAACCACACCGTCGAGTTCAAGGCGCTGAACGACGCCGTCGACGTGGACGTGCCCGCCCTCGTCGTCGACTGGTTGGAAGCGAAGGTCGAGAGCGAGACGGAGTTCGCAGAGGCGACCGCATGA
- the argC gene encoding N-acetyl-gamma-glutamyl-phosphate reductase: protein MSGAESEYTASVVGGSGFTGGELLRLLYQHPEFDVVQATSRSKERKTVGHVHPNLREMDLRFTSPEDLESVDVLFAATPHGVSMERIDEFEAAADTVVDLSADFRLDTEAQYDEWYDGHVRPEYLEKAEYALPEINRENLSGASLIASGGCNATATILGLKPMFDAGILEGDEQVVVDVKVGSSEGGAGGGDASSHPERSGIVRPYAPIGHRHEAEIEQFLGLSVSFTVHAVDMVRGASATCHVFPNSPVSKGDLWKAYRGSYADEPFVRTVAGGGGVYRYPEPKSVAGTNMAEVGFELDPSNRRVVVFSAIDNMMKGSAGQAVHAANVALGVEETAGLEFAGLHPVGSP, encoded by the coding sequence ATGAGCGGAGCGGAGTCCGAATACACCGCGAGCGTCGTCGGCGGCAGCGGCTTCACCGGCGGGGAACTGCTCCGCCTCCTCTACCAGCACCCCGAGTTCGACGTGGTGCAGGCGACGAGTCGCTCGAAGGAGCGCAAGACCGTCGGCCACGTCCACCCGAACCTGCGCGAGATGGACCTGCGGTTCACCTCGCCCGAGGACCTCGAATCGGTGGACGTGCTGTTCGCCGCGACGCCCCACGGCGTCTCGATGGAGCGGATAGACGAGTTCGAGGCGGCCGCGGACACGGTGGTCGACCTCTCGGCCGATTTCAGGCTCGATACCGAAGCGCAGTACGACGAGTGGTACGACGGGCACGTCCGTCCCGAATACCTCGAAAAAGCGGAGTACGCCCTCCCCGAGATAAACCGCGAGAACCTCTCCGGAGCGAGCCTCATCGCCTCCGGGGGCTGTAACGCGACGGCGACGATTCTCGGTCTCAAACCGATGTTCGACGCCGGTATCTTGGAGGGCGACGAGCAGGTGGTCGTCGACGTGAAAGTCGGCTCCTCGGAGGGCGGCGCCGGCGGCGGCGACGCCTCCAGTCACCCCGAGCGCTCGGGCATCGTCCGCCCCTACGCGCCCATCGGCCACCGCCACGAGGCCGAGATAGAGCAGTTCCTCGGCCTCTCCGTCTCCTTCACCGTCCACGCCGTGGACATGGTCCGCGGCGCCAGCGCCACCTGTCACGTCTTCCCGAACTCGCCCGTCTCGAAGGGCGACCTCTGGAAGGCGTACCGAGGAAGCTACGCCGACGAACCGTTCGTCCGCACCGTCGCGGGCGGCGGCGGCGTCTACCGTTACCCCGAACCGAAGTCGGTGGCCGGGACCAACATGGCCGAAGTCGGCTTCGAACTCGACCCCTCGAACCGCCGGGTGGTCGTCTTCTCGGCCATCGACAACATGATGAAAGGCTCCGCCGGGCAGGCGGTCCACGCCGCGAACGTCGCCCTCGGCGTCGAGGAGACGGCCGGTCTGGAGTTCGCCGGCCTCCACCCGGTCGGGTCGCCCTGA
- a CDS encoding acetylglutamate/acetylaminoadipate kinase, with product MTHYTRDELCAMHDELADNETLRADGGTVPADEPPVVVKVGGARAVDPAGAVQDVAHLVANGRDVVVVHGGSTAVDDTLEELGEEPTYVETPSGVVGRFTDERTMEVFSMVMPGKLNTDLVTTLQGAGVNALGLSGVDGGLLTGPRKSAVRVVEDGKKKIKRGDHSGKITGVNASLLETLLGEGYVPVVTVPMLADDGVAVNADADRAAAAVAGALGAELVVLTDVTGVYEDPDDESTLIESVRTPAEFEALESAAQGFMTKKVMAAKEALTGGASKVIVADANVNDPVVEALHGGGTHVDAAAVAEEVNA from the coding sequence ATGACCCACTACACACGCGACGAACTGTGCGCGATGCACGACGAACTGGCCGACAACGAGACGCTCCGCGCCGACGGCGGCACCGTTCCGGCGGACGAACCGCCGGTGGTCGTCAAAGTCGGCGGCGCGCGGGCGGTGGACCCGGCCGGCGCCGTGCAGGACGTCGCGCACCTCGTCGCCAACGGCCGCGACGTGGTCGTCGTCCACGGCGGGTCGACGGCGGTGGACGACACGCTCGAAGAACTCGGCGAGGAACCCACCTACGTTGAGACGCCCTCGGGCGTCGTCGGCCGCTTCACCGACGAGCGCACCATGGAGGTGTTCTCGATGGTGATGCCCGGCAAACTCAACACCGACCTCGTGACGACGCTGCAGGGCGCGGGCGTGAACGCTCTCGGCCTCTCCGGCGTCGACGGCGGCCTCCTGACGGGACCGCGCAAGTCCGCCGTGCGGGTCGTCGAGGACGGCAAGAAGAAGATCAAACGCGGCGATCACTCCGGAAAGATAACCGGCGTGAACGCCTCACTGTTGGAGACGCTGCTCGGCGAGGGCTACGTGCCCGTCGTCACCGTCCCGATGCTGGCGGACGACGGCGTCGCGGTCAACGCCGACGCGGACCGCGCGGCGGCGGCCGTCGCGGGCGCCCTCGGCGCGGAACTCGTCGTCCTCACGGACGTGACGGGCGTCTACGAGGACCCCGACGACGAATCGACGCTCATCGAGTCGGTCCGGACGCCCGCGGAGTTCGAGGCGCTCGAATCCGCGGCTCAGGGCTTCATGACGAAGAAGGTCATGGCGGCGAAGGAGGCGCTGACCGGCGGCGCGTCCAAGGTCATCGTCGCGGACGCGAACGTGAACGACCCCGTCGTGGAGGCGCTTCACGGGGGCGGCACGCACGTCGACGCCGCCGCCGTCGCCGAGGAGGTGAACGCATGA
- a CDS encoding aspartate aminotransferase family protein — MSGFVFSEKPIEIESGEGAYLYGQDGTEYLDFGASYAVASLGHNHPAVTEAVQEQAEKLTYVQASYPVDVRTELYEKLGTLAPGDISNVWLCNSGTEANEAAMKFARSATGRSKIIATKRGFHGRTMGALAMTWKDKYKEPFEPLAGDVEFVSYGDGEELAEAVDEETAAVFLEPVQGEGGIHPAATEYLETAREATEEAGAALVFDEIQTGLGRTGTLWACEAAGVEPDILTSAKGIANGLPMGATLVADWIAEDPGNHGSTFSGGPVVCAAANATLETIVDEDVPGHAAAVGEYLKSEIETATEEHDLPVREVRGQGLMLGIQVKRGANRILKNLAISEGVLALPAGRSVVRLLPPLVVTEDHADEFVDAFAEVLR; from the coding sequence ATGAGCGGCTTCGTCTTCTCGGAGAAACCCATCGAAATCGAGTCCGGCGAGGGCGCGTACCTCTACGGCCAGGACGGCACCGAATACCTCGACTTCGGCGCCTCCTACGCCGTCGCCTCCCTCGGGCACAACCACCCCGCGGTCACCGAAGCGGTGCAGGAGCAGGCGGAGAAACTGACGTACGTGCAGGCGTCCTACCCCGTCGACGTCCGGACGGAACTGTACGAGAAACTGGGGACCCTCGCGCCCGGCGACATCTCGAACGTCTGGCTCTGTAACTCCGGGACGGAGGCCAACGAGGCGGCGATGAAGTTCGCGCGCTCGGCGACCGGTCGCTCGAAGATAATCGCCACCAAGCGCGGCTTCCACGGCCGGACGATGGGCGCGTTGGCGATGACGTGGAAGGACAAGTACAAGGAACCGTTCGAACCGCTCGCCGGCGACGTGGAGTTCGTCTCCTACGGGGACGGCGAGGAACTCGCGGAAGCGGTGGACGAGGAGACGGCGGCCGTCTTCCTCGAACCCGTGCAGGGCGAGGGCGGCATCCACCCCGCCGCGACGGAGTATCTGGAGACGGCGCGCGAGGCCACCGAGGAGGCCGGCGCGGCGCTGGTCTTCGACGAGATTCAGACCGGTCTCGGTCGGACGGGGACGCTGTGGGCCTGCGAGGCCGCCGGCGTCGAACCCGACATCCTCACCTCCGCGAAGGGCATCGCCAACGGACTCCCCATGGGCGCGACGCTCGTCGCCGACTGGATAGCTGAAGACCCCGGCAACCACGGGTCGACGTTCAGTGGCGGCCCCGTCGTCTGCGCGGCGGCCAACGCCACCCTGGAGACCATCGTCGACGAGGACGTTCCGGGCCACGCCGCCGCCGTCGGCGAGTACCTCAAATCCGAAATCGAGACGGCGACGGAGGAGCACGACCTGCCCGTGCGCGAGGTGCGCGGACAGGGCCTCATGCTCGGGATTCAGGTGAAGCGCGGCGCGAACCGCATCCTGAAGAACCTCGCCATCAGTGAGGGGGTATTGGCGCTGCCCGCCGGGCGGTCGGTGGTGCGCCTGCTGCCCCCCCTCGTCGTCACGGAGGACCACGCCGACGAGTTCGTCGACGCGTTCGCGGAGGTGCTGCGATGA